In Micromonospora purpureochromogenes, a single window of DNA contains:
- the metH gene encoding methionine synthase, producing the protein MRTSLLDVLADRILVADGAMGTMLQAADLTLDDFEGLEGCNEILNVTRPDVVRGVHEAYLAAGADCVETNTFGANLANLGEYDIPERIRELSAAGARLAREAADAYATPERPRFVLGSIGPGTKLPTLGHTAYATLRDAYQENAAGLIEGGSDALIVETCQDLLQVKAAVVGCHRAMAELGRKVPIICHVAVETTGTMLVGSEIGAALAAIEPLGVDLIGLNCSTGPAEMGEHLRYLSQHSRIPLSVMPNAGLPVLTADGAYFPLTPVELADALERFVAEYGVALVGGCCGTTPEHIRVLAERLHGATPTPREPRHEAGVSSIYHPVPFAQDASVLMVGERTNANGSKAFREAMLAADWQACVEIARSQARDGSHLLDLCVDYVGRDGTQDMRELAGRFATASTLPIMLDSTEPAVIEAGLEMLGGRCVVNSVNFEDGDGPESRYARVMPIVREHGAAVVALLIDEEGQARTAEWKVRIAARLIEDLTGRWGLDRSDILIDALTFPIATGQEETRRDGIETIEAIREIARRYPGVNFTLGISNVSFGLNPAARQVLNSVFLHECQQAGLTSAIVHSSKILPVSRIPDEQREVALDLIYDRRREGYDPVQRFIEAFEGVDAASARAGRAEELAALPLDERLKRRIVDGERNGLEADLDAAMAGGRSPLSIINDLLLDGMKVVGELFGSGQMQLPFVLQSAEVMKTAVAYLEPHMETAEDGGKGRIVLATVRGDVHDIGKNLVDIILSNNGYEVVNIGIKQPINAILDAAEQHRADAIGMSGLLVKSTVIMKENLAEMASRGVAERWPVLLGGAALTRAYVEDDLRSMFPGQVHYARDAFEGLSLMDRVMTAKRGGAPVVDPEREAALAARRARRERQRTMVTEALPELHDASVRSDVATGVEVPTPPFFGTRVVKGVPLADYAALLDERATFLGQWGLRGARGGQGPSYEELVETEGRPRLRYWLDRLIADKVLEAAVVYGYFPAYAEGNDLVVLDENGSVERARFSFPRQRQERRLCLADFFRPKGDQLDVVALQLVTVGQPISEYTAKMFAANEYRDYLEVHGLSVHLTEALAEYWHRRVRAELTLPGGRTVAVDDPADLAGLLRNDYRGCRYAFGYPACPDLEDRAKIVELLGAERIGVQLSEEFQLVPEQATDAIVVHHPEANYFNAK; encoded by the coding sequence GTGCGGACTTCGTTGCTGGATGTGCTGGCCGACCGGATCCTCGTCGCCGACGGGGCGATGGGGACGATGTTGCAGGCTGCCGACCTGACCCTCGACGACTTCGAGGGGCTGGAGGGGTGCAACGAGATCCTCAACGTCACCCGCCCGGACGTGGTGCGCGGCGTGCACGAGGCGTACCTGGCCGCCGGGGCCGACTGCGTGGAGACCAACACCTTCGGCGCCAACCTCGCCAACCTCGGCGAGTACGACATCCCGGAGCGGATCCGGGAGCTCTCCGCGGCCGGCGCCCGCCTCGCCCGGGAGGCCGCCGACGCGTACGCCACTCCGGAGCGGCCCCGGTTCGTGCTCGGCTCGATCGGGCCGGGCACCAAGCTGCCCACCCTCGGGCACACCGCGTACGCGACGCTGCGCGACGCGTACCAGGAGAACGCCGCCGGGCTGATCGAGGGCGGCTCGGACGCGCTGATCGTGGAGACCTGCCAGGACCTGCTCCAGGTCAAGGCCGCGGTGGTCGGCTGCCACCGGGCGATGGCCGAGCTGGGTCGGAAGGTGCCGATCATCTGTCACGTGGCGGTGGAGACCACCGGCACCATGCTGGTGGGCAGCGAGATCGGGGCGGCGCTGGCGGCCATCGAGCCGCTGGGCGTGGACCTGATCGGGCTGAACTGCTCGACCGGCCCGGCCGAGATGGGCGAGCACCTGCGCTACCTGTCCCAGCACTCCCGGATCCCGCTGTCGGTGATGCCGAACGCCGGCCTGCCGGTGCTGACGGCGGACGGGGCGTACTTCCCGCTGACCCCGGTGGAGCTGGCCGACGCGCTGGAGCGGTTCGTCGCCGAGTACGGCGTGGCGCTGGTCGGTGGCTGCTGCGGCACCACGCCGGAGCACATCCGGGTGTTGGCCGAGCGGCTGCACGGCGCGACCCCGACGCCGCGCGAGCCGCGGCACGAGGCCGGCGTCTCCTCGATCTACCACCCGGTGCCGTTCGCCCAGGACGCCTCGGTGCTGATGGTGGGGGAGCGGACCAACGCCAACGGCTCGAAGGCGTTCCGCGAGGCGATGCTCGCCGCCGACTGGCAGGCGTGTGTGGAGATCGCCCGCAGCCAGGCCCGGGACGGCTCGCACCTGCTCGACCTCTGCGTCGACTACGTCGGCCGGGACGGCACGCAGGACATGCGCGAGCTGGCCGGGCGCTTCGCGACCGCCTCCACCCTGCCGATCATGCTGGACTCCACCGAGCCGGCGGTGATCGAGGCGGGGCTGGAGATGCTCGGCGGCCGGTGCGTGGTCAACTCGGTGAACTTCGAGGACGGCGACGGGCCGGAGTCCCGCTACGCCCGGGTGATGCCGATCGTCAGGGAGCACGGCGCCGCCGTGGTGGCGCTGCTGATCGACGAGGAGGGGCAGGCGCGGACCGCCGAGTGGAAGGTCCGGATCGCGGCCCGCCTGATCGAGGACCTCACCGGACGGTGGGGGCTGGACCGCTCCGACATCCTCATCGACGCGCTGACCTTCCCGATCGCCACCGGGCAGGAGGAGACCCGGCGCGACGGCATCGAGACGATCGAGGCGATCCGGGAGATCGCCCGCCGCTACCCCGGCGTCAACTTCACCCTCGGCATCTCCAACGTCTCGTTCGGGCTCAACCCGGCGGCCCGGCAGGTGCTCAACTCGGTGTTCCTGCACGAGTGCCAGCAGGCGGGCCTGACCAGCGCCATCGTGCACTCCAGCAAGATCCTGCCGGTCAGCCGGATCCCGGACGAGCAGCGGGAGGTGGCGCTGGACCTGATCTACGACCGGCGCCGCGAGGGGTACGACCCGGTGCAGCGGTTCATCGAGGCCTTCGAGGGCGTGGACGCGGCGTCGGCGCGGGCGGGGCGGGCCGAGGAGCTGGCCGCGCTACCGCTGGACGAGCGGCTCAAGCGGCGGATCGTCGACGGCGAGCGCAACGGCCTGGAGGCCGACCTGGACGCGGCGATGGCCGGCGGCCGGTCACCGCTGTCGATCATCAACGACCTGCTGCTCGACGGCATGAAGGTCGTCGGCGAGCTGTTCGGCTCGGGACAGATGCAGCTGCCGTTCGTGTTGCAGTCCGCCGAGGTGATGAAGACGGCGGTGGCCTACCTGGAGCCGCACATGGAGACGGCCGAGGACGGCGGCAAGGGCCGCATCGTGCTCGCCACCGTCCGCGGCGACGTGCACGACATCGGCAAGAATCTGGTCGACATCATCCTGTCCAACAACGGCTACGAGGTCGTCAACATCGGCATCAAGCAGCCGATCAACGCGATCCTGGACGCAGCCGAGCAGCACCGCGCCGACGCGATCGGGATGTCCGGCCTGCTGGTCAAGAGCACCGTCATCATGAAGGAGAACCTGGCCGAGATGGCCTCCCGCGGGGTCGCCGAACGCTGGCCGGTGCTGCTCGGCGGGGCGGCGCTCACCCGCGCGTACGTGGAGGACGACCTGCGGTCGATGTTCCCCGGCCAGGTGCACTACGCCCGCGACGCCTTCGAGGGGCTGTCCCTGATGGACCGGGTGATGACCGCCAAGCGCGGTGGCGCGCCGGTCGTCGACCCGGAGCGGGAGGCCGCCCTGGCGGCCCGGCGGGCCCGCCGGGAGCGGCAGCGCACGATGGTCACCGAGGCGCTGCCCGAGCTGCACGACGCCTCGGTCCGCTCCGACGTGGCCACCGGCGTGGAGGTGCCCACCCCGCCGTTCTTCGGCACCCGGGTGGTCAAGGGGGTGCCGCTGGCCGACTACGCGGCGCTGCTCGACGAGCGGGCCACCTTCCTCGGGCAGTGGGGGCTGCGCGGCGCCCGGGGCGGTCAGGGCCCGTCGTACGAGGAGCTGGTGGAGACCGAGGGCCGGCCCCGGCTGCGCTACTGGCTGGACCGGCTGATCGCCGACAAGGTCCTCGAGGCGGCCGTGGTGTACGGCTACTTCCCCGCGTACGCCGAGGGCAACGACCTGGTGGTGCTCGACGAGAACGGCAGCGTCGAGCGGGCCCGGTTCTCCTTCCCCCGGCAGCGGCAGGAGCGCCGGCTCTGCCTGGCCGACTTCTTCCGCCCCAAGGGCGACCAGCTGGACGTGGTGGCGTTGCAGCTGGTCACCGTGGGGCAGCCGATCAGCGAGTACACCGCGAAGATGTTCGCCGCCAACGAGTACCGCGACTACCTGGAGGTGCACGGGCTCTCCGTGCACCTCACCGAGGCGCTCGCCGAGTACTGGCACCGGCGGGTGCGCGCGGAGCTGACCCTGCCCGGTGGCCGTACCGTCGCCGTCGACGACCCGGCGGACCTGGCCGGCCTGCTGCGCAACGACTACCGGGGCTGCCGGTACGCGTTCGGCTACCCGGCCTGCCCCGACCTGGAGGACCGGGCGAAGATCGTGGAGCTGCTGGGCGCGGAGCGGATCGGGGTGCAGCTGTCGGAGGAGTTCCAGCTGGTGCCGGAGCAGGCGACGGACGCGATCGTGGTGCACCACCCGGAGGCGAACTACTTCAACGCCAAGTAG
- a CDS encoding GntR family transcriptional regulator gives MQINPGAAEFPHRQIAAQLKTQVRRGDWAPGERLPSIPAIAEMFGVAKQTVQRAVDQLRVEGILITRPGSGTYVRGTRRRLNRLSRGRYGGFRGYHTDLAARYRQQLVSVGRSPAPPEVADAFGVPDGTELLCRRHLVRAEDSPVEVGASWFLPADTAGTSLERAEAFGRPLYQEAEEATGRRYVSATDTISARQPSREEAETLQIRPDTPVLHLLHVAYDEKRKPIEVAQATWPGPMTTLTEEYKIPAPAPDQDPDPGLVLG, from the coding sequence GTGCAGATCAACCCGGGGGCAGCCGAGTTCCCGCACCGGCAGATCGCCGCGCAGCTCAAGACCCAGGTGCGCCGCGGCGACTGGGCGCCGGGCGAGCGGCTGCCGTCGATCCCGGCCATCGCCGAGATGTTCGGCGTGGCGAAGCAGACCGTGCAGCGCGCCGTCGACCAGCTGCGGGTCGAGGGCATCCTGATCACCAGGCCCGGCTCGGGTACGTACGTGCGGGGCACCCGGCGCCGGCTCAACCGGCTCTCCCGAGGCCGCTACGGCGGCTTCCGCGGCTACCACACCGACCTGGCCGCGCGGTACCGGCAGCAGTTGGTCTCCGTGGGCCGCTCCCCCGCCCCGCCGGAGGTCGCCGACGCGTTCGGGGTGCCCGACGGCACCGAGCTGCTCTGCCGCCGGCACCTGGTACGCGCCGAGGACTCGCCGGTGGAGGTGGGCGCCTCCTGGTTCCTCCCGGCCGACACCGCGGGCACCTCGCTGGAGCGGGCCGAGGCGTTCGGCCGCCCGCTCTACCAGGAGGCCGAGGAGGCCACCGGCCGCCGGTACGTCTCGGCCACCGACACGATCAGCGCCCGCCAGCCCAGCCGGGAAGAGGCCGAGACCCTGCAGATCCGGCCGGACACCCCGGTGCTGCACCTGCTGCACGTCGCCTACGACGAGAAGCGCAAGCCGATCGAGGTCGCCCAGGCCACCTGGCCCGGCCCGATGACCACCCTCACCGAGGAGTACAAGATCCCCGCCCCCGCCCCGGACCAGGACCCGGACCCCGGCCTGGTACTCGGCTGA
- a CDS encoding PAC2 family protein: protein MTEFDGLPVLRSPVAIAAFEGWNDAADASTAALEHLEQVWQARPVTELDPEDFYDFQVSRPTITMAEGETRRVEWPTTKFMVASPEGTERDVVLIRGIEPSMRWRTFCEQVLEICHSLEVERVVLLGALLADVPYTRPLPISGSASDAEAAQRYQLTPTRYDGPTGIVGVLQDACTRAEVDAVSFWVHVPHYANNPPCPKATLALLHRVEDVLDLPVPMTDLAEEAAEWEQRVRGAAEQDAELGEYVRELEERVGDAGITPLTGDEIAQEFEKYLRRRGGSAGPTAGSW from the coding sequence GTGACCGAGTTCGACGGGCTGCCGGTGCTGCGGTCCCCGGTGGCGATCGCCGCCTTCGAGGGCTGGAACGACGCCGCGGACGCCTCCACCGCCGCCCTGGAACACCTGGAGCAGGTCTGGCAGGCCCGCCCGGTCACCGAGCTGGACCCGGAGGACTTCTACGACTTCCAGGTCAGCCGTCCGACCATCACGATGGCCGAGGGTGAGACCCGGCGGGTCGAGTGGCCCACCACGAAGTTCATGGTGGCGAGCCCCGAGGGCACCGAACGGGACGTGGTGCTGATCCGTGGCATCGAGCCCAGCATGCGCTGGCGCACCTTCTGTGAGCAGGTGCTGGAGATCTGCCACAGCCTGGAGGTCGAGCGGGTGGTGCTGCTCGGCGCGTTGCTGGCCGACGTGCCGTACACCCGTCCCCTGCCGATCAGCGGCAGCGCCTCCGACGCCGAGGCCGCCCAGCGCTACCAGCTCACCCCCACCCGCTACGACGGGCCGACCGGCATCGTCGGGGTGTTGCAGGACGCCTGCACCCGGGCCGAGGTCGACGCGGTGTCGTTCTGGGTGCACGTGCCGCACTACGCCAACAACCCGCCCTGCCCGAAGGCCACCCTGGCGCTGCTGCACCGGGTCGAGGACGTGCTCGACCTGCCGGTGCCGATGACCGACCTGGCCGAGGAAGCCGCCGAGTGGGAGCAGCGGGTGCGCGGCGCCGCCGAGCAGGACGCCGAGCTCGGTGAGTACGTCCGCGAGCTGGAGGAGCGGGTCGGCGACGCCGGCATCACCCCGTTGACCGGGGACGAGATCGCCCAGGAATTCGAGAAGTACCTGCGCCGCCGGGGTGGTTCCGCCGGCCCCACGGCCGGTTCCTGGTAA